In Helianthus annuus cultivar XRQ/B chromosome 9, HanXRQr2.0-SUNRISE, whole genome shotgun sequence, the following are encoded in one genomic region:
- the LOC110875264 gene encoding uncharacterized protein LOC110875264 has protein sequence MRVFIKSKSPKTFVETVEAGAVMAAEMILRQAKSPAPKRKWEERKGDTRNNNFKRPKTFPHCQICKRFHTGECRFPCPNCKKTGHALQECKEKKKCFKCGDPNHMRSECPELKRNDRTQPNQPKGREFVLTTEEAKTNTDVITGTYIINDVYARVLFDTGANRSLVSTTFRPYLNQASQTQDHAFTVEMADGTQREIVDIVKNCKISLNNHVIPIDLMPMELGEFDIVIGMDWLSPYHAEVICDRRIVRLRLPNDKQLTVSGDRTTKTKNLITIAQAHKCLRKGHVAFLAYVVNTTEKQKVEDVPVVREYP, from the coding sequence ATGAGGGTGTTTATCAAATCCAAATCCCCCAAGACTTTTGTAGAAACTGTTGAGGCTGGCGCCGTCATGGCTGCCGAGATGATTCTGCGGCAGGCTAAATCTCCCGCACCAAAAAGAAAGTGGGAAGAAAGAAAGGGGGACACCCGGAATAACAACTTTAAAAGGCCTAAAACATTTCCTCATTGTCAAATTTGCAAACGTTTTCATACGGGGGAATGTCGTTTTCCTTGTCCAAATTGTAAAAAGACGGGTCATGCTCTTCAAGAATGCAAGGAAAAGAAGaagtgtttcaaatgtggagacccTAACCACATGAGATCTGAATGTCCCGAACTTAAAAGAAATGATAGGACACAACCAAATCAGCCAAAAGGGCGGGAATTTGTACTCACCACAGAAGAAGCCAAGACCAATACAGACGTTATCACGGGTACGTATATCATAAATGATGTATATgcgcgtgtgttatttgataccggtgcaaATAGAAGTCTAGTGTCGACTACCTTTAGACCTTACTTGAACCAGGCGTCCCAAACCCAAGATCATGCCTTTACAGTAGAAATGGCTGATGGAACTCAAAGAGAGATAGTTGACATAGTTAAGAATTGTAAAATAAGCTTAAACAACCATGTTATCCCTATAGACCTAATGCCTATGGAACTTGGAGAATTCGACATAGTCataggaatggactggttgtcacCATATCATGCGGAAGTTATATGTGACAGAAGGATCGTCCGACTCCGATTACCCAACGACAAACAACTAACTGTATCGGGAGACCGCACTACCAAGACTAAGAACCTCATCACGATAGCACAAGCACATAAATGCCTAAGGAAAGGgcatgttgcttttctagcataTGTCGTAAACACTACAGAAAAGCAGAAGGTCGAGGACGTGCCAGTAGTACGAGAATACCCATAG